From the Glycine max cultivar Williams 82 chromosome 11, Glycine_max_v4.0, whole genome shotgun sequence genome, the window CTCCTACTTTGTATGACCATCCTGGCCCAATTTATGGAAGTAAGCATCAAGCACCAGTGTTCAATTAAAATGACTCATGTTGCTTCATACTGACTAGTGACTACCCTATTTTGTGAATTAGGGGGAGATGCTCGGAgaactagtaaaaaaattttTGTCGGCCGTCTTCCCCCAGAAGCAACTTCTGATGATCTTCGCcaatattttggaagatttGGTCGTATATTAGATGTTTATGTTCCAAGGGTAAGATATACAAAAAATGCATATATGAGTGTTGGGAAAGCTGAATaacttgattttgttttttgggtAGGATCCTAAGAGAGCAGGTCATAGAGGTTTTGGATTTGTTACTTTTGCTGAAGATGGTGCAGCAGATCGCGTCTCTCGAAGGTCTCATGAGATTTGTGGACATCCGGTACTTTGATTTAAATTTGCTGCCAACTGTTTTTACTACCCTACTTTCATCTATTATAAGTTTCTGTTTGTCCATTTTTctgtaattgaaatttaaatgtataGATGTGGTGGAAGGGGATCTTTGTGGGTATGAGGTGGAGATTATTAACTCCCCCTTCTTTAAAATGCCCATTCCTGTTTAGAGCATTGTTATTATTCAAATAGCCTCACTAGATTTTTAGAAGCTTAACTAGTTGGTTCCTTCAAATCATGAGAGAACGAGTCTTTAGAAGTGTGGATTTGTAATTCTGTTGTTACTTACAGAGATCTATGACATTACATCACCGTCTACAGTAATTACATACCTGTACAGTAGACCTATATAGTTCATGTGAAGGGTGAATTTCTTATGACATGTCATCATGCTGGAATGTCAAGATGATTTGATTAGACTTTTTGGtttatttctgttttggtttaaatatgatttgatTAATTAACAGCTTGCACCTGCAGGTGGCAATAGATTCGGCTACTCCTGTTGATGATGCAGGGCCCAGTGGGAATTTTATGATGAATAGTATGGAATCTTTTGGGGGATATGGTGGTCCTGTGCGATCTTATGGGAGGATGTATGGTAGCTTGGACTTTGATGATGTGAGTTTATACATACTGGTGATTTTATGGCCAATAATATATAAGGGAAATGGAATTTGGAGTTTTGGACAATTTGTCTAGAATTTGACCTGCTTAGCAAGTACATTAtcttaatatgaaatattttagttttctcAGTGTAAAAACAACGTTAATCAGTGGTTGTATTGATGTTCCTAGCATGTAATCACATGCACTGAAACATTGAAGTATTGAATCTAGTTTCATGTTTTCACCTTTtgagtatttattattttcttttgcagtGGGGTTATGGAATTGGGAGACCATCAAGAGCAGCAGATTGGAGGTATAGACCATACTAGTAGGACACAACTTATCGGTGCCAGCGAACTGTGGTGTTGTTATTTAACTATGATTTTTAAAGCTGTGTAAGAActatggattttattttatccatcgTAAACAagaaatacttttttcttttaacatattGTTATCTTGTATCCGTTTGTAATAGTGCAGATGATGGAAATATGATATATTCTAGAATGACGATGTTACATTTCCAGAATAAATTAGTCATTTATGCCCTTTTATATTTTCGAACGAACGAACCTGGTTACACTTTTCAGTCATCTTTTTGTGGTCAAAGTCTGTATTAGTCACACTATAAGTACGTAGGGGAAAATGTGAAAATATAAAAGGACGGACGTTGAAAAGATGTTTCTAAATATATACGTATGTTCCAACTGATTCTATTTTATTACTCGTCGAAAACTCGTGTCTAACTGATGTATCCGCACCAATTTTAAATGATCTTGGCCACTGAGATGAATACTCGTTGTCGAGTTTGCCCATGtgatataaattgaaaattaaagaggCATGCGTTTCCTTTTGAAAGAAgtgaaatattttgaatattatttaCAATGCAAATTTGCTGATGGTGGTCATGGAAAACGCTCCAATTCTTGAACTACTTGTGCTCCTCCAACGATGCTCTTAGTAATAAAGaggggagaagaaaataaacggtaaaaagaAAGGCAAGCATCCAGAAATAATCCCGATTAGGTCTCGTACATAATGCCAAACATATCAAATGGCTCTAAGACACTGTAGTAGTAATTCACTATTAACATTGTTGGGAAGTACAaaaggcaaaaataaaaaataaaaatgacctaTGACTTGAAATATGATTATCGATGCGTTTATCGGGACTAAACCTTAGTGATTTCAGATATgggattaaatattaaataatgaattaatCATGGAGAGCATGAGTGCCGAAGCAGCTCCTTGGAAACCATATCTGGGCATATTTGTGGAATGAAAATACTTTTCGAGTCTTGGAAACCTGCTGACCCTCCTCTTCTACAGTTATTTGGTTTCTCATCTTTTCAGCCTCCATCTGCGCCCTTCTCAGTTTGCTTTGAATCTTATCCATTGATGacgatttcttcttttctaattTCATCTGTGTCAAACACTTCCATGATCAGAAAATACAAGTAGAAAGGCTATTTTATACACTGTGTATAATGAGTTTCATTATGCAGCATGACATGACACCAATTTTACTGATTAGGAATGGAACCTCCCTTGCTTAATATAATATCTTGCCTACGAATTTAAGTTGGAATTGGGACACACATCATATGAGAAAGTTCAATATATAAGTTAACATGAGTTAAGAAAACCTCTAGTTTTCGTATTTCAGCTTCAGCCTTGGCTTTCTGCAAACTCTCCCATGCAACGATTTTGGCTTCCTCCCTCTGAATCCTgcaccaaaataaaacaaaatgacaTTATATCTCTTTTGCTCACGGAATGAATGTTGGAGAGATTCAAATATCTTGATAACTATGATCTTGGGCAGTGAGAGGCATGCATGGCAGTAGAATTTAGAATTCTTTAACTTAGTTGCATCttccaaattaattttagaacTCAAATAGGGGAATACTAACTAAAATCAGCTTTGAGTATCTAAAGGACATACTTGGATGAGTCCAACGTCGACTCTGCATTATCCAAACCTGAAGCTTTGGTTTCCGTTCTACTAATTTTTCTTGAGTGTTTACCAGGTAGCAAGCTCAGCTTGGGTACATGGCTCTTAGACCACCTAATAATACTAGCCTCGCTGTCTATCTCTACATCTCTGACCTCTAACTTTGCAGAAAGGTTATTTTGTTGATCCATTGTCGAAGTGGGTGCATCATTCTCAGGCTCAGGAGGGCTCATTTGAGTGCCTTTGTCACATTTTGAGAGAGGAGATGTCACGGTGTCCTCATTCTTAATTTCGTTTCGTTTCTCGTCTGTAAAGCATTTTAAATGCGTAAATGCTCACATATCAATACATAGTTGTATGATCATACTGCCAATTTGAATGACTTCTTATCTTGTTGGGCTTTGAATATTGGTGTTATGAATACATACATTTAGAGTTTAATATTCCCTGAAACATACATTGGGCTATAAACTAGCCTtaacaaaacttagatacagtTCCTTAGCTTCTGGTGGTGTTTTTTTCAAttagaattgaaattttattttgttaattcgTATAATTAAAGGATTACACAAATTATGGAAGtaaaactccaattctgatTAGATAATAGTACCAACAGTACTGTAAGTTTGGTCCAGCCATTTGATACACATGAGATCATCTTAAGTGGAATATGCAATGTAAAAACTTAGAAAGGCTACCTCTGAAGAAGAATTCCATTATGCGTACCTTGAGAATTAGGCGAAGGGTCACATAGCAGTTCTGACCACATGGGTGCACTAGACACTGATGGGAGAGCTACACTATTTTCATTGAGGAATGGACTGAAGCATTGCATACTATTGTCAAAGTCATAACGGGTACCAAAAACAGCCTCATGTGCATAATAATGGTGAAGAGAGATAGCATCCGGTGCCAACACCCCAGTTGAAAAGGGAGAACCACCCATCATGAAGTTCTTCACTACCAAACCTTGGCTCAGTGGAATTGTGGGTGAGTAATTGGAGTAGTAGCCTGTTCCTGGAGGCATAATTGGACCACTTTTCGATTTTGGTCGCCGCTGCTGAAGTTGTGTATAGGAATTGGTTTTGTTGTTGGCATAGCCTGAAACGGGGCTACAAATCCACCTCTCAGCATCATCCCATTTTGAAGGTATTGTTCTTCCACTGTTGAAGGGTGTCAAGTTAGCCACACTAGCATTCCTTATGCTGTTTGATGATGGCTGCAGCAACACCCTCTCTGAGCTCCACCCCTTTTGGCTCCCAATGCTTTTCTCTCTATAGTTTGGTGCCCCTGGACTTAGAAATGAACCAAGTTTCTGGGAGGTACCAGAACTTTTCTTCATCACACACTTTATCACTTTTTGATCTACTTTAAGTTGCCACAAGCCTCTTGGGGTAGCACCGTGGCACTTCAAATATGGAAATATCCTGTTTCTACTTGTGTAGCTTGGTAAATGTGTTGTTGGAAATTATTGGAGGTGATGATtcccaaaaaaagaagaaatagcaAAGAAAAAGCGCAAGTCTTCAGAAGGGTAAATATGCTTTAGGTTGATATAGTATCCTAAAAAGAACTTAAAGTAGATTTTGACCACTCATTACTCAATCACTAGGTATGGTTCAATCCATGTCACACCAAAGCAGCAATAAGGGCTTTGAAGGGGACGAGTTATGATGTTGTATGTGAAACTATGACAGCAAATGTTGAAATTAGACACTTGAGTGTTGTTAGGCTATTATTACTGACTTATTAGTTAAGCGTGACATGCTGTCATCAATCTTTGTCGAGTGGCAATGATGGACTGGTTTAAGTaacattttctgcttctatCGATATTGGAAGGATATGTACAACACATATGTGTGGACAATTATAGGTTGAGACTTAACGAGTAAGTCCAATACCAATGAATCAAGCCATTCATTCCCTTGAGATAAGAAGCGGTGGAAAAGTGAGTAGGATGGGTGTGGTCTTGCGAAGGAGAATAGGACGAGGACATGAGCTGTGAGACATTGTGCAGTGTTGCATAAAACATATCCTAGCATTTGTCATGTGGTTTCCGTAAACatgttctaaaaaaaaaaaactaatcatacacttttattttcatttcacttctactctatttttttttttaatctcttttatgTTATTACCGAGTTCTCTACCCGTTCGATCTGTCAACGGTTACCTTCTCTTTAGTCTGAGCTTCGTCTCCGATGTGAGATAGAGTACCTAAAAGGGAATTTCAATGGTAAAGTCAATGCTTGTCTTAGACATATCTATTGTGAGATGAATGTAACTTACCTTCTTCTTCTACCAACGTCTACTTATAGCGGTGAAGGTTACCGAGTTGGTAATTGTCTCCACGTACTCTACTACGAGAACGAGTGTGTAATGGTAGTGGGTTGGCTAAAACCAACTACCTGTGGGTCCTGTTTAGTACACTTCATTTCTTGTTACATTACATCTAtcaatttctttctatttttttatttttctttatctctctTCCATTCATACATTCAAAAATAAGATGCAAGAGTATTATTACTTAATTgtttaatcatcaacaatcaagACACATGTTGTGGGCCGCAGAAGCCAAGACAATATAAAGTGATAAATGATAATTACAAATGTCAAAGAATGTCTTAAGAACACAAGACATTAATGCTTTTTATTAAAGGTACTAAAAGATATTATTAATGTGTTCTCAtgatttttaatacattttcagtatgattttcaataaagagAATTATTTGTTAGCTACTTAACTGTtaacatgataaaaatatttctatgcTATGTGTGTTATTACAGGAAAAACACAAGACACTATtcaagttgaaacaaaaaagaagccAAAATAACTACCATGTATATCACTGTCTGTTGTTCATTCATCAAATCTTGTAGTTATCAGAAATATCTTCCTTTCTATAGATATTATAAATCCAAAGCATTAGAATcagtttttctttttgactttGTCACTGCAAATTAAAAGCCTTATAAATTATGGTGAGGAGTGAGGTAGCATAGCAACACGTGcaaaaattaatatgaagaGAACCATTCCTAGATTGTGCGAGATTATAGACTTTGGTTGTTAACTTGTTATCCAGAGCAAAGACAGTGATCCGCAAACACTTCAAAAAGAACATGTAACTAAGCAAAACACGAATTTTGAGGCTGCAAGCAACCCCTTCATTCCTTGATTGCGCTTTGTAAGGAATATGATAGTAATTACTAATTCTGGCTATAAGAAACAGGACCAACAGTTCAACAGTGTTGCAGTTTGTGGAGTTGTGACAGGTCTTGAATGAAACTTGTCTTGTAGTTGGTTCCCACTGTGCAATTGACCCTATTGCTACAGAAGGTTAACCCTCTGTGCCGGATCCAGTGAATGAAAATATCACCAGACCTGCTGCACATCAAGTCAAACATTATCTGTCCTGTAATAAGAggggaaaaaaatgtaattgcaCTCCTCTAAAGTGAAATGAGCGAAACAACATATAGTACTTTTGACATGGTTGTGCAGCTCTTCGTGGGTAACCTTGGCAAATATGATAGCATGGTCTCCATAAGGTAAAGAGAGACTGTAGATCtattcaatataattattttatgctAAACTCACACAACTTATTTGATCcctgtttggtttgactttgaaaaattaattcgGGATCTGAAATTgattttagatatatttttatatatttgatttcacattgtagaaaaattaaaaattatttgcgttgaatccaaaatttataataaattttatttttcacttgattttataataaaatatccaaacacaaacttcaaaatcaattttgttaacATCTATCATAATGCACACTCAGTAGTTATTTTTGGTAATAATTGTTAGGctcaattaacaaataaatacaaagtCCTTGTTGTTGTTTATTAATTGCATCACATGGTAATTGTATTAACAATTTCATAATGAGACATGCTAGGTGCACTAAGTAACATTGCTGGTGCACGCAACAATTAGGTGAATGGGCAAAATTGTccttgcattaaaaaaaaataatttcttctttCGGAAGAACAATTTGTGTTCTACCGGAGGAACCTTCTTCTGGAAGCTTTCCGGAAGAATCTTCTTCCAGAAAAACAATTTGTGTTCTAACGGAAGAATCTTCTTCcgggaagaaggttcttccggtatAATAAATTGTTCATCCGGAAGAATCTTCTTCCAGAGAAGTTATCGGAAGAAGTTTTTCCGGTAGCTTCTCCAAAAGAAGGTTCTTTTGATAGAATAAATTGTTCTACTGAAAGAACCTTCTTCTggaataagaaattattttttaacataaggacaattttgcccattcacttaattgctgggtgcaccaacaatgttgctgggtgcacctagcatgtcccTTTCATAATGGTGACTCCAACCACTTCAGGGATCAGGCCCACCTTCTGTTTGTTAATATGCGAGGAGTCAAGGAACCCAGACCCACATTTTCAAGAACTTCATGCTTCACGGGACATATTTCCATAATGAAAAGGCCAGTGTTATTTGGGCAGTTACTGCTGTTTGCACTccctgatttatttattttttcttttaaagaaaacgctacttttaaaatatttagcataattaatataattatataattttataaataaatgtataaatttttggcaacaaatttaaaaaaaggtttaaatacaattttcagTCATtgcaatttagtattttttttttgttttttgtccttacaaaattattttatttttgtttttagtcattgttaattatgtttgttttgattttttttcttaaagtgcTTTAAATAACGTTTTCAACAGTGAATAAAACGCTATCTAAAGTgctatataacaaaaaataaaataaacataattttgaaaggactaaacacaaaaaatatttttgcaaaGACAAAATGTTAAATTACAAGGACTAGCAAAGTATTTAAGCCTTAAAAAAGGCTTAAATATCTTTTTGGTTtctataaatttgttattttagatattgtaaaatgtatttgttttatttttcatccttaaagtgttttagataacatttttttattatttagattaCTTTTTTACAATTCAAAGTGATATCTAAAgctttttaaggataaaaaataaaacaaaaatattttgtaatgactagaatgaagaaaagaattataagaacaaaaatgaataaaacgCTAAATTGCatgaaacatatatttaaatctaaaaataataatttttagcaacatttaataaaaaaattaattgtatacaTTAATTAcatgtaataaatttattattttatttataaattgtattaattaatattcaaatgctttaaattcaaatataatcgTATATTCAATTATacaatctatttatttttaattatcttttatggTATATAATtgatcattaaattaattagttcaattatacaatttcaaaaaatctaattatttctgtttaaaatatttattgttaacataattaaaatatatattggttataattattttaaattactcaaatcgcactatatatatatatatatatatatatcaatcttAATTACCATATCTAATATAATCatgcatttttataaaaaaaaatcctgtacttaaaaaagttaaaactagAGAGACAatatttacacttttttttttgttcataaaaCTTTTTTTGCTAAATAGACAACATTGAAACATTTGATTATaaggaaaatccaaaaaaaaaaaataagaaggaaaatatttaaatatgttaaatgaattttgtaccttttttaattgataaagttaatgcaaaatcaaatacatttattatggcgacaaaatattaattatttctcaACAGTTTCCTCAATGTACATATTATTAAATTACCGCAGATCAAATTAAATCCTTGAATCATTATTAATTTCACTATAAACTATActcctttctttttataataagtGTTATCCCAACAAATTATTTCTAagtgttatatttaaatttttaatataacattaattattatttttcagtaatatttataataaatatcattttagtttttgaatttaatcttaatacaattcttttttatctattttataaaattattattgtcttATGTCTATTCATTAATTCTTATTAATACGTGTAAAACAACATATACCACTTCTTTTGCGACGGGAGTAGTTGTTATTAATCAAAATGTTATGTGACAATTGACAAATaacttgaattattttaatctgGCGGTGGGTATCGATCTATCAGATGATTGTTATGTGGGTGAGCTTATAGGATAGAGCCACCTGTACCACAATTCTGGTTCCAAAATCCAAAATCTCTGTCAAGTCATTTGAACCCAGCCAATACCAAATTGCCACTGAGTTATCCCACAAAGTGCCACATGGCTTTGCGTTTTCCATCTTTGGTGAATGCCAAACATTTTCTGTTCTGTCTCTAACCCCAAAAACGCTGCAACAAATCACCACCTTTCCCTTCCTTTTTCCCCCCCTTATTAGTGCctgcttctcttcttttttatattcatgCATATCATACGCCTTCACTTCCTCAACTTCAAGCAATGATC encodes:
- the LOC100816437 gene encoding uncharacterized protein, which gives rise to MKKSSGTSQKLGSFLSPGAPNYREKSIGSQKGWSSERVLLQPSSNSIRNASVANLTPFNSGRTIPSKWDDAERWICSPVSGYANNKTNSYTQLQQRRPKSKSGPIMPPGTGYYSNYSPTIPLSQGLVVKNFMMGGSPFSTGVLAPDAISLHHYYAHEAVFGTRYDFDNSMQCFSPFLNENSVALPSVSSAPMWSELLCDPSPNSQDEKRNEIKNEDTVTSPLSKCDKGTQMSPPEPENDAPTSTMDQQNNLSAKLEVRDVEIDSEASIIRWSKSHVPKLSLLPGKHSRKISRTETKASGLDNAESTLDSSKIQREEAKIVAWESLQKAKAEAEIRKLEMKLEKKKSSSMDKIQSKLRRAQMEAEKMRNQITVEEEGQQVSKTRKVFSFHKYAQIWFPRSCFGTHALHD